Below is a genomic region from Pseudomonas sp. JQ170C.
GATGAAGTGCCTGCCGGGGGCAAAACGCGCGTGCTGGCTGAACAGCTGCGCCAGTTGCGGGTCGATGCCGCGCAGGCGCAGTACCTCATGGTCGAACACGGTGGTGGGTGCCGGGGTGTTCGTGGCGTGGGCGAGCTTGACGGATTCAAGGCTGATCATGCTCAGGCAGAGCCCGGCCAGCAGATGATCCCGGCAGTTGAAACTGCTCTTGTTAGGGGAGGAAGCGGTCACTGTATGGCGGCCTCGTAAGGGTCAGTGGCATATCCGTATACCGTCGCCGGCTGGAAGCGCACGGTGGACGCAGCACCGGCGTTGCTGGGTAGCTCAAGGCTCACGTGCTCGTTGGCCAGCACGTAGCTGCGGGGTAGAGCCACCTGCAACTGGCCGGGGTTGAGCAGTAATTCGCGGCCCAGGCGGACCACATAGGGTGTGTTGTTCTCGACCCGTAGCTGATTGCCGTCTACGTGCCAGGTCAGCCCCTCCCAGGGCGAACGGTTTTTGGCCAGACCCTTGGGGTGGAGGATCACCGGCAGATTCTGGCGTACGCCGAAGCTCACCCGCATGCCGCCGTTGGCGCCGGGTGCTTGCTCGCGAATCCCCTCGAAGATCACCCGTTTCAGGCGCTGCTCCTTGAGCGGCTCCTTGCCCACGTAATGAAACAGCACCTGTTGCTCGTGGCCTGCCTCGACCCGGGTTACCGTGGGTTGCACCACCAGCAAGTTGTCGTGGTCCTCGGGCAGGTTTTCGATAAACACCGCCAGCAATGAAGCATGGGGATCGGTATTGGTGACCAGGAAAGCGGTGCCGCTGGTCTTGGCTTCCTCGACAATCACCACCGAGGATTTGGGCACCATGCCATCGGCCTGGCTGGTGGTTGCATGGGCAAGCAGGCAAAGCGCGGGCAGCAGGGTACCCACAACACAGTCGCGTAGATTTTTCATGGCATCGGTTCGTTATTGGCGTACGGCGCAAGGCCCCTTGAGTCGACTTCCTTGAACTGCTGGAAGGAGGTGCGCCGGCCGAGCTTGTGTCATGCAGGGGGTGAGCATCCGTTGTTCGCCCTCTAACTGAGTCAATGGATCAGAGGTAGCGGATCTCGAAGGTGGTGCTTCCGTCGATCTGTACGTCGCTGCTGTAGTCGAGTGCTTTCTGGATACGTCCGTTTATCTGAAGCGTCGTGGTCAATTGCTTGGCCGATGTGGGGCCAGTCGCTACAGCACCGAAAGCGAGACGAGAGTCCGGATTGTCTTGGGCGCGCCAAAAGAAGCCGTCGTCTCGTATCCAATCTTGCCCACCATTGCGGGATGCGATTGCTGACTGTCGTGTTCCATCCACCAGTGCAGTGGGGGCCTTTATCAGCATATAGCCAACAGGTTCCCCTTGGTGCTTGCCAAGCCCGAAACGAGATGGATTTGAAGCTTCTGCTGGAGGCAGGCTCTCTTTACGGTTATCGCTGTTGATGAGTGCAAATGTTGTGGGTGCTTCGCATTGGATGGTCAGATCAATAAGCTTGTTCGGAAGTTGATATTGAGGAATGGGCAGGGATTCCAGGTCGTCAATTGAAAGACGGCCATAGTCAATGACACCACCGTTGCTCAGTAAGGGTGTGCAGGCTGAAGGTGTGAGTGTGCCGGTTAGTGTAACTTCGGTTGTAGAGGCGATGCTCTGTGCGCTGGCAAGGGCCATGATGATTGCAAAGGATATTACGGGTGTTTTCATTATTATTTCCTTGGTTAGGGTGTTCAGCGGGTATTCATTTCTTGTTTTGAATTCAGGTAGTGCACGATCAGAGATAAACAATGTTGAAGGTTGTACTGCCGTCGATCTGGATGTCGTCGTTGGAAGTCAGGTTTTTATAAATGAGGCTGTTGATGTCGAGGTTTGCAGTCAGGTAAGTCGCGGGGAGAGGCGCAACAGGCGTACGGTTGTCACCGAAGGCCATGCGATTCAAAGGCCTTTTTTGAGAAGGGGAGAATTGATTGCCAGGAAACCAGAAGAACCCTCCGTCAGCCGACAGCAATACATTACGCGCAGTGCCGTCCAGTTCAGGGTTGCTAACGCTTAGCCCCATGCTGCCAACTTTCTGCCCTTTGTGCATGCCCAGGCCATGACTGGTGTCGCTGAGATCGGCGCTGTCGTGGCGGTTATCGGTGGTGGTCAGGGCGAATAAGGTACTGCCGCTACATTGGATGGTCAGGCTCAGTTGCTTAGCTGGAAGTTTATAGAAAGTAGCGTCCTGGTCTTCAAGGTCCTCGGTGGCTACACGGCCATAGTCGACCATGCCACCATTGCCCAGCAGGGGCGTGCAGGCTGAAGGGGTGAGCGTCCCGGTGAGTGTAACTTCAGTGGTGCTGGCGATGGACGGTGCACTGGCCAGGGCGAAGATAAGTGAAAGGGGTATAACGGATTTCATTATTGTCTCCTTGGTAGTGATCAGGGTGTTGATCATCCTTTCTCCATCTGAAGTTCAGGTGTTGGCTGGTCAAAGATAAATAATGTTGAGGGTTGTACTGCCGTCCATTTGTATGTCTTCGGTGAACGGCAGGGTTTTGGAAATGAAACTGGTGATATCAAGGTTTGCATTCAGGCGAGTGCCGGGAACAGGTGTCGTCAGGTCGCCGAAGGCCACGCGAGTATTGGGACCTTTTTGAGAGGGCGTGAAGTACTGGAACACATCAGGGAGCCAGGTGTTTCCCGCGTTGAACGACACCAATACTTTGCGTGGTGTGCCATCCATTTCAGGGGCGCTAAGGCCTACCGCCAACATGCCGATCTTCTGGCCATTGTGCATCCCCAGGCCATGACTGACGGGATTGGCGCCGGAGCTGTCATGGCGGTTGTCGGTGCTGGTGAGTGCGAATAATGTGTCGCCGCTACATTGGATGGCCAGGCTCAACTGCTTGGCTGGAAGGACGTAGTAATTGGCGTCTTGATCTTCCAGATCCTGGGCTGGCACCCGGCCATAGTCGACCACGCCGCCATTGCCCAGCAGGGGGGTGCACGCCGAAGGGGTGAGGGTGCCAGTGAGGGTCACCTCTGTAGTGGATGCCATCGAGTGGGTGCTGGCCAGGGTCAGCAGAAGTGACAGGGGCGCGACGAGTTTTTTCATTGGTGTGTTCCTTGTCAGGTAGTGGCGTCGACTACGCAGGCAGGTGAATGAGGGCTTCTGACGGCCCTCTTAATAAGGTGTTCAGGCGATGGATCAGAGGTACTTGATCTCGATGGTGCTGCTGCCGTC
It encodes:
- a CDS encoding DUF1120 domain-containing protein, translating into MKKLVAPLSLLLTLASTHSMASTTEVTLTGTLTPSACTPLLGNGGVVDYGRVPAQDLEDQDANYYVLPAKQLSLAIQCSGDTLFALTSTDNRHDSSGANPVSHGLGMHNGQKIGMLAVGLSAPEMDGTPRKVLVSFNAGNTWLPDVFQYFTPSQKGPNTRVAFGDLTTPVPGTRLNANLDITSFISKTLPFTEDIQMDGSTTLNIIYL
- a CDS encoding fimbria/pilus chaperone family protein, encoding MKNLRDCVVGTLLPALCLLAHATTSQADGMVPKSSVVIVEEAKTSGTAFLVTNTDPHASLLAVFIENLPEDHDNLLVVQPTVTRVEAGHEQQVLFHYVGKEPLKEQRLKRVIFEGIREQAPGANGGMRVSFGVRQNLPVILHPKGLAKNRSPWEGLTWHVDGNQLRVENNTPYVVRLGRELLLNPGQLQVALPRSYVLANEHVSLELPSNAGAASTVRFQPATVYGYATDPYEAAIQ
- a CDS encoding DUF1120 domain-containing protein, yielding MINTLITTKETIMKSVIPLSLIFALASAPSIASTTEVTLTGTLTPSACTPLLGNGGMVDYGRVATEDLEDQDATFYKLPAKQLSLTIQCSGSTLFALTTTDNRHDSADLSDTSHGLGMHKGQKVGSMGLSVSNPELDGTARNVLLSADGGFFWFPGNQFSPSQKRPLNRMAFGDNRTPVAPLPATYLTANLDINSLIYKNLTSNDDIQIDGSTTFNIVYL
- a CDS encoding DUF1120 domain-containing protein yields the protein MKTPVISFAIIMALASAQSIASTTEVTLTGTLTPSACTPLLSNGGVIDYGRLSIDDLESLPIPQYQLPNKLIDLTIQCEAPTTFALINSDNRKESLPPAEASNPSRFGLGKHQGEPVGYMLIKAPTALVDGTRQSAIASRNGGQDWIRDDGFFWRAQDNPDSRLAFGAVATGPTSAKQLTTTLQINGRIQKALDYSSDVQIDGSTTFEIRYL